One segment of Niabella beijingensis DNA contains the following:
- a CDS encoding BrxA/BrxB family bacilliredoxin yields the protein MYPQEIVIPMMEELTDNGFENLSTPEEVETALTKKGTNLLVINSVCGCSAGTARPGVLMAVANSEKKPDHLTTSFAGFDIDAVSKVREHLLPYPPSSPSIALFKDGELVHFIERHQIEGRSAQMIAQNLIAAFEEYCN from the coding sequence ATGTATCCACAAGAAATAGTGATTCCCATGATGGAGGAATTAACGGATAATGGGTTTGAGAACCTCTCCACACCGGAAGAGGTGGAAACGGCCCTTACAAAAAAAGGAACCAACCTGCTGGTAATTAATTCTGTATGCGGATGTTCGGCTGGTACCGCCCGCCCCGGTGTGTTAATGGCAGTAGCAAATTCCGAGAAAAAACCGGATCATCTGACCACCAGCTTCGCAGGGTTCGATATTGATGCGGTGAGCAAGGTAAGAGAGCATTTGCTGCCTTACCCGCCTTCATCCCCGTCCATTGCTTTATTCAAGGATGGAGAACTGGTGCACTTTATTGAGCGTCATCAGATCGAAGGCCGTTCCGCACAGATGATCGCTCAGAACCTGATCGCTGCTTTTGAAGAATATTGCAACTAA
- a CDS encoding prolipoprotein diacylglyceryl transferase, translated as MYPNLYYVFSDFFGVKWNFLHFVNSFGFFVALAFIICSIVLAKELRRKGKEGLLGPVEEKVLVGRPATLGELATNFILGFLLGYKIVGLFLANGDAVNPQEYIFSSKGNWLAGIGLGLLFTFVKWREKNKQKLATPETRTIRVWPHDRVGEITMIAIIFGLLGAKLFDTFENWDSFIKDPSSIFSMSGLTFYGGLICAGIALWWYTRKHQINFLHFLDVMAPVMMLAYGLGRIGCQVSGDGDWGVYNAAFKTGPQGGITPGTLNDFQAAVTANADFFAHNSTHHAFFSKPGFLSFLPDWFFAYDFPHNVNEAGVQLAGCTGKYCNHLPVPVFPTSLYEIIMGLILFGILWAIRKRFKVPGVFFGIYLILNGLERFFIEKIRVNVKMSVLGMQITQAELISFLMIIAGIVMIVILKRTYKAGNSPLKTS; from the coding sequence ATGTATCCAAATCTGTATTACGTATTTAGTGATTTTTTCGGTGTTAAATGGAACTTTCTGCATTTTGTAAATTCCTTTGGTTTTTTTGTAGCACTGGCATTTATCATCTGCTCCATTGTATTGGCAAAGGAGCTGCGCCGGAAGGGGAAAGAGGGCTTGCTGGGACCAGTAGAGGAAAAGGTGCTGGTAGGCAGACCGGCTACCTTGGGAGAGCTGGCAACTAATTTTATACTCGGCTTTCTGCTGGGATATAAGATCGTCGGGCTGTTCCTGGCTAATGGTGACGCCGTGAACCCCCAGGAATATATTTTTTCTTCCAAAGGCAACTGGCTTGCAGGCATCGGTTTGGGGTTGCTGTTCACGTTTGTGAAATGGCGTGAAAAAAATAAACAGAAACTGGCCACCCCTGAAACCCGTACCATCCGGGTATGGCCGCATGACCGGGTGGGGGAGATCACCATGATCGCCATTATCTTCGGGCTGTTGGGGGCCAAACTGTTCGATACTTTTGAGAACTGGGATTCGTTCATAAAGGATCCTTCCTCGATTTTTTCCATGTCGGGGCTCACCTTTTATGGCGGGCTCATCTGTGCCGGTATCGCCCTTTGGTGGTATACCCGCAAACACCAGATCAATTTTTTACACTTCCTGGATGTGATGGCGCCGGTGATGATGCTGGCATACGGACTGGGGCGTATCGGTTGCCAGGTATCCGGCGATGGGGACTGGGGTGTTTACAATGCGGCATTTAAAACAGGTCCGCAGGGAGGCATCACACCCGGTACGCTGAACGACTTTCAGGCCGCGGTCACCGCCAATGCCGATTTCTTTGCGCATAACTCCACCCATCATGCATTTTTCTCCAAGCCCGGATTTTTAAGTTTCCTGCCCGATTGGTTTTTTGCCTATGATTTCCCCCATAATGTGAATGAAGCCGGTGTACAGCTCGCCGGTTGCACCGGCAAATACTGTAATCATCTTCCGGTACCCGTATTCCCCACTTCGCTGTATGAGATCATTATGGGGCTGATCCTTTTTGGTATCTTATGGGCCATCCGGAAACGGTTTAAAGTGCCGGGTGTCTTTTTTGGCATCTATCTGATATTGAATGGATTGGAGCGGTTCTTTATCGAGAAGATCCGCGTGAACGTAAAAATGAGCGTACTGGGGATGCAGATCACCCAGGCCGAACTGATCTCTTTTCTGATGATCATCGCAGGCATTGTAATGATAGTTATACTAAAACGCACCTATAAAGCAGGAAACAGCCCTTTAAAAACGTCTTAA
- the pdeM gene encoding ligase-associated DNA damage response endonuclease PdeM, giving the protein MPGKDKIEIMCEGELLILSAARAIYWPAQRLLVLADLHLGKTGYFRAHGIPVSTGVVNDDLERLSGLIREFRPLQVLVAGDLFHHRYNSEVELFRDWRKEHETLSFLLVPGNHDRHMNSGHDSLGITMTRETHQVGPFRFIHEMTEIKSDCFTISGHLHPGYTISGKARQSLCLPCFIKSEQHLVLPAFSQFAGMYTGASGLPGQTHYVISERKLFEF; this is encoded by the coding sequence ATGCCGGGAAAAGATAAGATCGAAATCATGTGTGAAGGAGAGCTGCTGATCCTGTCGGCGGCAAGGGCCATCTACTGGCCGGCACAACGGCTGTTGGTACTGGCGGACCTGCATCTCGGCAAGACCGGCTATTTCCGTGCGCATGGCATTCCTGTTTCTACCGGTGTGGTCAATGATGACCTGGAACGGCTTTCGGGTCTGATCCGGGAATTCCGACCCCTTCAGGTACTGGTTGCCGGCGACCTGTTTCACCACCGCTATAACAGCGAAGTGGAGCTGTTCCGGGATTGGAGAAAGGAGCATGAAACGCTTTCCTTTTTGCTGGTTCCCGGAAATCACGACCGGCATATGAATTCCGGCCACGACAGTCTGGGCATTACCATGACCCGTGAAACGCACCAGGTTGGTCCCTTTCGTTTTATACATGAAATGACCGAAATAAAAAGCGATTGTTTCACGATCTCCGGTCATCTCCATCCCGGCTATACCATCAGTGGAAAGGCCCGCCAGTCCTTGTGCCTGCCCTGTTTTATAAAAAGTGAACAACACCTGGTATTACCCGCCTTTAGTCAGTTCGCAGGCATGTACACCGGTGCTTCCGGACTGCCCGGTCAGACCCATTATGTGATCAGCGAGCGGAAACTTTTCGAGTTTTAA
- a CDS encoding SDR family oxidoreductase, whose translation MKILVTGSNGLVGSYVVQQLLEAGHQVFATSRTPDQSDFNAPNYRFIQLDFTDPYTLSAVFEAVQPEAVIHSGAMSKPDDCEGDKALAYTINTAATVQLLLNAAEYKSFFIFLSTDFIFNGREGMHREEDPADPVNYYGRTKLEAEEAVKEYAYGWAIVRTVFVYGKPLYGRDCFMTMISKKLRNNEAYRLADDQERTPTYAADLAKGIAAIIERQATGVFHLCGKDILSPYQMAMEAAAFLGIHTHQLKPVSTADLPALANRPLKSGLNISRAMEVLGYAPLPFREGMRHTLEG comes from the coding sequence ATGAAAATTTTGGTAACGGGCTCGAACGGATTGGTGGGAAGTTATGTGGTACAACAATTACTGGAAGCAGGTCACCAGGTATTCGCCACATCAAGAACACCGGACCAATCTGATTTTAATGCCCCGAATTACCGGTTTATCCAGCTGGATTTCACGGATCCCTATACCCTGAGCGCTGTTTTTGAAGCTGTTCAGCCGGAAGCTGTGATACATAGCGGCGCCATGAGCAAGCCCGATGATTGTGAAGGCGACAAGGCCCTGGCTTATACTATCAATACTGCCGCAACGGTGCAGTTATTGCTGAATGCTGCGGAATATAAAAGCTTTTTTATTTTCTTATCCACCGATTTTATCTTTAACGGCAGGGAGGGTATGCACCGGGAGGAGGATCCTGCAGATCCGGTTAACTATTACGGTCGTACCAAGCTGGAGGCCGAGGAGGCCGTAAAAGAATATGCATACGGCTGGGCGATCGTCCGTACCGTGTTTGTTTACGGGAAACCGCTGTACGGCCGGGATTGCTTTATGACGATGATCTCGAAAAAACTCCGGAACAATGAAGCCTACCGGCTGGCAGATGACCAGGAGCGCACACCTACTTATGCTGCGGATCTGGCAAAAGGTATTGCTGCCATTATTGAACGGCAGGCCACGGGCGTATTTCATCTCTGCGGAAAGGACATCCTTTCACCTTACCAGATGGCGATGGAGGCTGCCGCATTTCTGGGTATTCACACCCATCAGCTAAAACCCGTGTCCACTGCGGATTTACCGGCGCTGGCAAACCGGCCGTTAAAAAGCGGACTGAACATTTCCAGGGCCATGGAAGTACTTGGTTATGCACCGCTGCCGTTCCGGGAGGGGATGCGCCATACACTGGAAGGATAG
- a CDS encoding ligase-associated DNA damage response DEXH box helicase, with product MAAFERSDGYKIIEEWMQRISMRPFRFQKDTWKKFEEGYSGIVIAPTGFGKTFSVFLALVIHYLNHPDRYSNGLKLLWVTPLRSLAKDLGRAMQAALEGIGLDWEVGVRNGDTPVAERQRQKKKMPEVLIITPESLHLLFAQKNNSVLFKSLQCIVVDEWHELLGSKRGVLTELAIAHLKHIASGLKIWGISATIGNVEEAMEVLLPDPQCIKVKIQAKEEKKTSIISIIPDHIEELPWAGHLGTKLAARLLPIIRESRTTLLFTNTRGQSELWYQVLLGAAPELAGQLALHHGSVDAELRSWIEERLHTGLLKVVICTSSLDLGVDFKPVDTVVQIGSPKGVARFLQRAGRSGHSPFETSRIYFLPTHSLELVEAAALKEAAKEKIIESRVPLVLTFDVLVQYLVTLAVGEGFREKELFEEVKQTYCFGALEPDEWQWLLRFITQGGEVLQAYDEFQKVVVEEGRYIVRSRRIAMMHRMNLGVIVSDPMLKVKYLFGGYIGMVEEYFIARLLPGDTFGLAGKVVEFVMIKEMTVLVRHSKAKRAITPSWMGGRLPLSSNLSALLRHKYTEALNPRTRDRELKALYPLFVLQQEVSHVPREDEFLIELIETKDGHHIYMYPFEGRLVHEVMAALIAYRFSRIQPISFSMAMNDYGFELLSDQPLEFTREQLNAVFSTDNLTADIGKSINAAEMAGRKFRDISVIAGLVMRNYAGHLKNNKNLQSSSGIIFRIFEQYDPKNLLLRQAFDEVFYQQLEEPRLQAALERILRSRIVIINAKAFTPLSFPIKVDSLRQDLSSEELDTRIRRMQEEALKNKGRHAGKR from the coding sequence GTGGCAGCTTTTGAACGGTCAGACGGGTATAAGATCATTGAAGAATGGATGCAACGCATATCCATGCGGCCGTTTCGTTTTCAGAAGGATACCTGGAAAAAATTTGAGGAGGGGTATTCCGGGATCGTGATCGCTCCCACGGGGTTTGGCAAAACATTCTCGGTCTTCCTGGCACTGGTCATCCACTACCTGAATCATCCGGATCGCTATAGCAATGGGTTGAAATTATTATGGGTCACTCCGCTGCGCTCACTGGCAAAAGACCTCGGCCGCGCGATGCAGGCTGCACTGGAAGGCATCGGGCTCGACTGGGAAGTGGGCGTCCGGAATGGGGATACTCCTGTGGCAGAGCGGCAGCGGCAGAAGAAAAAAATGCCGGAAGTGCTCATCATAACTCCCGAAAGTCTGCACCTGCTGTTTGCTCAGAAAAATAACTCCGTTCTTTTTAAATCACTGCAGTGTATCGTAGTGGATGAATGGCACGAATTGCTGGGAAGCAAAAGAGGAGTGCTTACCGAGCTGGCCATTGCGCATTTAAAGCACATCGCTTCCGGATTGAAAATATGGGGGATCTCTGCCACGATCGGGAATGTGGAGGAAGCAATGGAAGTATTGCTGCCCGATCCGCAGTGTATCAAAGTAAAAATACAGGCAAAGGAGGAAAAGAAAACCTCCATCATCTCCATTATACCCGACCATATTGAAGAGCTGCCCTGGGCCGGCCATTTAGGCACCAAACTGGCCGCACGCCTGTTGCCCATTATCCGGGAAAGCAGGACCACCCTGCTTTTCACCAATACGCGCGGACAATCGGAACTCTGGTACCAGGTGCTGCTGGGCGCTGCACCGGAGCTTGCGGGCCAGCTGGCCCTGCATCATGGTTCTGTGGATGCGGAGCTGCGGTCCTGGATTGAAGAGCGGCTGCATACGGGTTTGCTGAAAGTGGTGATCTGCACTTCCTCCCTTGATCTTGGTGTGGATTTTAAACCGGTGGATACGGTGGTCCAGATCGGCTCTCCAAAAGGTGTGGCGCGTTTTTTACAACGGGCGGGTCGCAGCGGCCATTCTCCTTTTGAAACGTCGCGGATCTATTTTCTTCCCACCCATTCCCTGGAACTGGTAGAGGCGGCCGCACTTAAAGAAGCTGCAAAAGAAAAGATCATTGAAAGCCGTGTACCGCTGGTACTTACATTTGATGTACTGGTACAGTACCTGGTAACACTGGCCGTGGGTGAAGGGTTCAGGGAGAAAGAATTGTTTGAGGAAGTAAAACAGACCTACTGTTTCGGGGCACTGGAGCCGGATGAATGGCAATGGCTGCTGCGGTTTATAACCCAGGGCGGAGAGGTATTGCAGGCCTACGATGAATTTCAGAAAGTAGTGGTGGAAGAGGGGCGTTATATCGTGCGCAGCAGGCGGATTGCGATGATGCACCGGATGAACCTGGGCGTGATCGTAAGCGATCCGATGCTGAAAGTGAAATACCTGTTCGGCGGTTATATCGGCATGGTGGAAGAATACTTTATAGCCCGGCTGCTGCCGGGGGATACCTTTGGCCTGGCCGGTAAGGTAGTGGAGTTTGTGATGATTAAAGAAATGACCGTACTGGTGCGCCACAGTAAGGCCAAACGGGCCATTACTCCCAGCTGGATGGGAGGACGGCTGCCACTCTCCTCCAACCTGAGCGCGCTGCTGCGGCATAAATATACAGAAGCATTAAACCCCCGTACAAGAGACCGGGAGCTGAAAGCACTGTACCCGTTGTTTGTACTACAGCAGGAGGTATCTCATGTTCCCAGAGAAGATGAGTTCCTGATAGAACTTATCGAAACAAAGGACGGGCATCATATTTACATGTATCCTTTTGAAGGAAGGCTGGTACATGAAGTGATGGCGGCACTGATTGCCTACCGCTTCAGCAGGATACAGCCGATCAGTTTTTCCATGGCCATGAATGACTATGGCTTTGAACTGCTGAGCGATCAGCCGCTGGAATTTACCCGGGAGCAGCTGAATGCCGTTTTCTCCACGGATAACCTTACCGCGGATATTGGAAAAAGCATCAACGCCGCAGAGATGGCGGGCCGTAAATTCAGGGATATATCGGTGATCGCCGGGCTGGTAATGCGTAACTACGCAGGCCATCTTAAGAACAATAAAAACCTTCAGTCTTCATCGGGAATTATTTTCAGGATCTTTGAACAATACGATCCGAAAAACCTTTTATTACGACAGGCATTTGATGAAGTATTTTACCAGCAGCTGGAAGAACCCAGGCTGCAGGCCGCACTGGAACGGATATTAAGAAGCCGGATCGTTATCATCAATGCAAAGGCATTTACCCCGTTGAGTTTTCCCATAAAAGTAGACAGTCTCCGTCAGGATCTCAGCAGTGAGGAACTGGATACCAGGATCCGGCGGATGCAGGAAGAGGCTTTAAAAAACAAAGGAAGACATGCCGGGAAAAGATAA
- a CDS encoding UDP-glucose dehydrogenase family protein — protein MKIAVIGTGYVGLVTGTCFAETGNQVVCVDVDREKIAALQRGETPIYEPGLEVLLARNIREQRISFTDDLAAAVKEALVVFLALPTPSDEDGAADLKYVLNVAEQLADLITSYKVIVNKSTVPVGTAEKVTGALSEKLPPELFDVVSNPEFLREGVAVDDFLKPERVVVGTQSDRAIRIMTDLYSPFVRQGNPVYFMDARSAEMTKYAANSFLAMKISFMNEIANLCELTGANVDWVRIGIGSDQRIGKRFLFPGIGYGGSCFPKDVLALNLTARDHAYNFKLLDSVLEVNRLQKKKIIDKLTRYFNGNLAGQRFAVWGLAFKPETDDIRDAPSIDILEALLEVGAIVKVYDPVAMENIRKKFGDRLNYATSQYEALNDAAALLILTEWSEFRNPDFEKIRGSLKAPVIFDGRNVYSLEKMRELGFHYESIGRSTVKGSGHRSDPGY, from the coding sequence ATGAAAATCGCGGTTATTGGTACAGGATATGTAGGATTGGTAACGGGCACCTGTTTTGCCGAAACCGGCAACCAGGTGGTTTGTGTGGATGTGGACCGGGAAAAGATCGCAGCACTGCAACGGGGGGAAACACCGATCTATGAACCCGGCCTGGAAGTATTGCTGGCGCGCAATATCAGGGAGCAGCGGATCTCATTCACTGATGATCTTGCAGCAGCTGTAAAAGAGGCCCTGGTTGTTTTTCTGGCGCTGCCCACCCCGTCAGATGAAGATGGCGCTGCAGACCTGAAATATGTACTGAATGTGGCAGAACAGCTTGCAGACCTGATCACTTCCTATAAGGTTATCGTCAACAAAAGCACCGTGCCCGTGGGTACTGCAGAGAAGGTGACCGGCGCTCTATCAGAGAAATTACCACCGGAGCTGTTCGATGTGGTATCCAACCCCGAATTTCTGAGGGAAGGAGTGGCAGTGGATGATTTCCTGAAACCCGAACGGGTAGTGGTGGGTACGCAGTCGGACCGGGCCATCCGGATCATGACCGACCTTTACAGTCCGTTCGTACGGCAGGGGAATCCTGTTTATTTTATGGATGCCCGCAGCGCCGAGATGACCAAGTATGCGGCTAATTCATTCCTGGCCATGAAGATCTCTTTTATGAATGAGATCGCCAACCTGTGCGAGCTTACCGGTGCCAATGTAGACTGGGTACGGATAGGGATCGGTAGTGACCAGCGGATCGGGAAGCGGTTCCTTTTCCCCGGGATCGGCTACGGCGGAAGTTGTTTTCCCAAGGATGTCCTGGCCCTCAATCTTACTGCGCGCGACCATGCTTATAATTTCAAATTGCTCGATTCTGTTCTGGAAGTGAACCGGCTTCAGAAGAAAAAGATCATTGATAAACTGACCCGGTATTTTAACGGAAACCTGGCAGGACAGCGGTTTGCTGTATGGGGACTGGCCTTTAAACCGGAAACGGATGATATACGGGATGCACCCTCCATCGACATACTGGAGGCCCTCCTGGAAGTGGGAGCTATTGTAAAAGTATACGATCCGGTAGCGATGGAAAACATCCGGAAAAAATTCGGTGACCGGCTGAACTATGCTACCAGCCAGTATGAAGCACTCAACGATGCCGCTGCGTTGCTGATCCTGACCGAGTGGAGCGAATTCCGTAACCCGGACTTTGAAAAGATAAGGGGAAGCCTGAAAGCACCGGTTATTTTTGACGGGAGAAATGTTTACTCACTGGAAAAAATGAGGGAGCTGGGGTTCCATTACGAAAGTATCGGGCGCAGCACGGTAAAGGGATCCGGTCACAGAAGCGATCCCGGATATTAA
- a CDS encoding sigma-70 family RNA polymerase sigma factor, giving the protein MRQLKIATQITNRDSQAVEKYLQEISKISMITPEEETTLAQKIKMGDQRALDKLVQANLRFVVSVAKQYQHQGLSLSDLINEGNLGLIKAAQRFDETKGFKFISYAVWWIRQSILQALAEQGRLVRLPQNKIGTYNKANKAYMAFEQEHEREPSTEELSELLEMSETEINNIFQSNTRHTSLDAPVHEAEDVAMGDLLEGGSDTDDDVMKDSLRNEIRRVLKSLSPREAEIVNAYFGLDGENGVTIEQIGQKYDLTKERIRQIKERAIKRLQKARYSSALKSYLG; this is encoded by the coding sequence ATGCGCCAGCTAAAAATTGCTACACAAATTACTAACCGTGATTCTCAGGCGGTGGAGAAGTATCTGCAGGAGATCTCAAAGATCTCTATGATCACACCCGAAGAGGAAACAACACTGGCCCAGAAAATTAAAATGGGCGACCAACGTGCACTGGACAAACTGGTTCAGGCCAACCTGCGTTTTGTGGTATCTGTGGCCAAACAATACCAACACCAGGGGCTTTCACTCAGCGACCTGATCAATGAAGGGAACCTGGGTCTGATTAAAGCAGCGCAGCGTTTTGACGAAACAAAAGGATTTAAGTTCATTTCTTACGCAGTATGGTGGATCCGTCAGTCGATCCTTCAGGCTTTGGCGGAGCAGGGAAGACTGGTGCGGTTGCCACAGAATAAGATTGGTACCTATAACAAGGCGAACAAAGCTTATATGGCGTTTGAGCAGGAGCATGAGCGGGAACCGTCTACAGAAGAGCTGTCCGAGCTGCTGGAGATGAGCGAGACCGAGATCAACAATATCTTCCAGAGCAATACCCGTCATACTTCGCTGGATGCACCCGTACATGAGGCCGAGGATGTGGCTATGGGCGACCTGCTGGAAGGCGGCTCTGATACGGATGACGATGTGATGAAGGATTCGCTGCGTAATGAGATCCGCAGGGTGCTGAAATCACTGTCTCCCCGTGAAGCTGAAATTGTGAACGCCTATTTTGGTCTGGATGGCGAGAATGGGGTTACCATCGAACAGATCGGACAGAAGTATGACCTGACCAAAGAACGCATCCGCCAGATTAAGGAACGTGCTATTAAAAGATTGCAGAAAGCACGGTACAGCAGTGCGCTGAAATCCTATCTGGGATAA
- a CDS encoding Hsp20/alpha crystallin family protein, which produces MTNVKFNGTPFERTLTSLVDDFITDIPALFKNEVKKPAYGFVPVNITEKENAYQIEVVAPGFEKSDFKISLDQQILSIAVDKKEEETAAAEKNIRKEFRTRSFKRTFTVNDKVDTDKIEAKYVNGILIVTIQKKENIKTASKDIEVL; this is translated from the coding sequence ATGACAAACGTAAAATTCAACGGAACCCCCTTCGAGAGAACACTGACCAGCCTGGTGGATGATTTTATTACAGATATACCTGCGCTGTTTAAAAATGAAGTAAAAAAACCTGCTTACGGATTTGTTCCGGTAAACATCACGGAGAAAGAGAACGCGTACCAGATAGAAGTGGTGGCTCCCGGATTTGAAAAAAGTGATTTTAAGATCAGCCTGGATCAACAAATTCTTTCCATAGCTGTTGATAAGAAAGAAGAAGAAACTGCAGCTGCTGAAAAAAACATCCGGAAGGAATTCAGGACCAGATCTTTCAAAAGGACCTTTACTGTAAACGACAAGGTGGACACGGATAAAATAGAGGCCAAATATGTTAACGGAATCTTAATAGTTACCATTCAGAAAAAGGAAAACATAAAAACGGCGTCAAAGGATATAGAAGTTCTTTAA
- a CDS encoding DUF1684 domain-containing protein: MKQFLFYGLFLFVAVTAQAQHSYKDSLDLFLENYVKDHQVVTGADKQYFRFFPVDETYRVTARFRKEENSPWTAFPTSSGKTKQYRIYGWLEFKLHGSDQKLAVYQSQFLLQQKEYSDYLFLPFKDATNGKDSYQTGRYLDLKTSDIKEGTVVLDFNKAYNPYCAYVSTGYSCPVPPKENHLKIAVNAGEKQFAREH; the protein is encoded by the coding sequence ATGAAACAATTTCTTTTCTATGGTTTGTTCCTTTTTGTTGCTGTTACAGCACAGGCGCAGCATTCCTACAAAGACAGCCTGGATCTATTCCTGGAAAACTATGTAAAGGACCACCAGGTGGTAACCGGGGCCGATAAACAATACTTCCGTTTTTTTCCGGTTGACGAAACCTACCGCGTGACGGCCCGGTTCCGGAAAGAAGAGAACAGTCCCTGGACGGCGTTCCCGACCTCCAGCGGTAAAACCAAGCAATACCGCATTTACGGATGGCTGGAATTCAAGCTCCACGGAAGCGATCAGAAACTGGCCGTTTACCAGTCGCAATTCCTGTTGCAGCAAAAGGAATATTCCGATTACCTGTTCTTACCGTTTAAGGACGCTACCAATGGCAAAGACAGCTATCAGACGGGCAGGTACCTGGACCTGAAGACTTCGGATATTAAAGAGGGTACAGTAGTGCTGGATTTCAACAAAGCTTATAATCCTTATTGTGCCTATGTAAGCACCGGTTACAGCTGTCCGGTTCCGCCAAAGGAAAATCATCTGAAGATCGCCGTTAATGCCGGGGAAAAACAGTTTGCCCGGGAACATTAA
- a CDS encoding NAD(P)/FAD-dependent oxidoreductase, which produces MRLRTFESFWLVKNGLLHSYPSLQEDLQSEIIVIGGGITGALISHALLKEGYEVTLLDKRDIGQGSTAATTSMLQYEIDVPLYQLADLIGEAAAVRCYKAGIRAIDELSRLVALEKLDCGFKEKQSLYFAHDDKAAEWLRREYEIRDRHQLGVEWLPAAGVAAQYQLQTSGGIRSAKAASMDAYKFTHELLQRNRQKGLQVYDQTEIAAIDYHKDGVALQLANGHKAHCKKIVFCSGYETVSFFPEKTARLFSTFACVSETGIRIPQELREVLIWNTEKPYIYMRTTDDGRLLIGGADSPFNSGSFRERVKEKKTAALLKKLGNFLPGVRFIDDFSWAGCFGATRDGLPFIGKHDKYPNALFVLGFGGNGITFSIQGMELILKLLRGEQDPLLELYRFGR; this is translated from the coding sequence ATGCGTTTGAGAACATTTGAATCATTCTGGCTCGTAAAGAACGGACTCTTGCACAGTTACCCCTCCCTCCAGGAAGATCTGCAGTCGGAGATCATTGTAATCGGCGGAGGCATCACGGGCGCACTGATCAGCCATGCGTTGCTGAAGGAAGGGTATGAAGTAACACTGCTCGATAAAAGGGATATCGGACAGGGAAGCACTGCCGCAACTACCTCCATGCTTCAATACGAGATCGATGTGCCCCTGTACCAGCTGGCAGATCTTATCGGCGAAGCAGCTGCCGTGCGCTGTTACAAGGCAGGCATCCGTGCAATAGATGAGCTGTCCCGGCTTGTTGCTTTAGAAAAGCTCGACTGCGGTTTCAAAGAAAAACAATCTCTTTATTTCGCACACGATGATAAGGCCGCTGAATGGCTCCGGCGTGAATATGAGATCCGCGACCGGCATCAGCTGGGCGTGGAATGGCTTCCTGCAGCCGGGGTTGCGGCGCAATACCAATTACAAACCTCCGGAGGCATACGTTCCGCCAAAGCCGCCAGTATGGACGCCTATAAATTTACACATGAGCTCCTGCAGCGGAACCGGCAAAAGGGGTTGCAGGTCTATGATCAGACTGAAATTGCAGCCATCGATTATCATAAGGACGGGGTGGCGCTGCAACTGGCGAATGGTCATAAAGCTCATTGTAAAAAGATCGTGTTCTGCTCCGGCTATGAAACTGTTTCTTTTTTCCCCGAAAAAACAGCGCGGCTTTTCAGTACGTTTGCCTGTGTGAGCGAAACCGGCATCCGTATTCCGCAAGAGCTGCGGGAAGTATTAATATGGAACACCGAAAAACCTTATATCTACATGCGCACTACGGATGACGGAAGGCTGTTGATCGGCGGGGCGGACAGTCCGTTTAATTCCGGTTCTTTCCGGGAACGGGTCAAGGAGAAAAAAACAGCAGCGTTGCTTAAAAAGCTGGGGAACTTCCTTCCCGGAGTCCGTTTTATTGACGACTTTTCATGGGCCGGTTGTTTTGGTGCTACCAGGGACGGGCTGCCTTTTATAGGTAAGCATGATAAATATCCGAATGCCCTTTTTGTGCTGGGTTTCGGTGGAAATGGTATCACATTCTCAATACAGGGAATGGAGCTGATCCTGAAATTACTGCGGGGTGAGCAGGACCCGCTTCTGGAACTCTATCGCTTCGGACGTTAA